One Opitutaceae bacterium DNA segment encodes these proteins:
- a CDS encoding NADH-quinone oxidoreductase subunit C, with the protein MTAPADVTQAIATKFPNATARLSSDHPAFNVPMSEVLLVLKSLRDEQGYDFLMDITGIDWGVDATPRFTTVWHLHSSSHHGYVRIAANCESDTAPSAPTACGLWAGANWHERETWDLLGITFTGHPDLRRILMWDGYPYHPLRKDFPLAGIETELPDEEVAEETKAKVIAAPMVGGPFVASAGEMNLTEAEPRAKDESWNERSEKPE; encoded by the coding sequence ATGACTGCGCCCGCCGACGTCACCCAGGCCATCGCCACCAAGTTTCCCAACGCCACCGCGCGCCTCTCCTCGGATCATCCGGCCTTCAATGTCCCGATGTCCGAAGTGTTGCTTGTTCTCAAGTCTCTGCGCGACGAGCAAGGCTACGACTTCCTGATGGACATCACGGGGATCGATTGGGGAGTCGATGCCACACCGCGTTTCACGACTGTCTGGCACCTGCATTCGTCGAGCCATCACGGATACGTTCGCATTGCAGCCAATTGTGAAAGCGATACCGCCCCTTCGGCTCCGACCGCCTGCGGCTTGTGGGCGGGCGCCAATTGGCATGAACGTGAAACGTGGGACTTGTTGGGCATCACCTTTACCGGCCACCCGGATCTTCGCCGTATCTTGATGTGGGACGGGTACCCCTATCACCCGCTTCGCAAGGACTTCCCACTGGCAGGCATCGAGACGGAGCTGCCCGACGAAGAGGTCGCCGAGGAAACGAAGGCGAAGGTCATAGCCGCGCCCATGGTTGGCGGTCCCTTCGTAGCGTCCGCAGGCGAAATGAATCTTACCGAAGCGGAACCGCGCGCCAAAGACGAAAGCTGGAACGAGCGCAGCGAAAAGCCCGAGTGA
- the nuoB gene encoding NADH-quinone oxidoreductase subunit NuoB, translating into MVSANTELAYDNKIETNVVPTTVDAAINWIRNNSMWPMPMGLACCAIELMAVAASRFDIARFGAEVFRFSPRQADCMIVAGTVTYKMAPHVRRIYDQMAAPKWVIAMGACASSGGMYRSYATLQGVDRIVPVDVYVSGCPPRPEALLDALVKLQQKVRTEPALSRQFVK; encoded by the coding sequence ATGGTTTCCGCGAACACAGAGCTGGCATACGATAACAAAATCGAGACGAACGTCGTTCCCACGACGGTCGACGCAGCCATCAATTGGATTCGCAATAACTCCATGTGGCCCATGCCGATGGGCTTGGCGTGTTGTGCGATCGAGTTGATGGCGGTTGCCGCGAGTCGGTTCGATATTGCCCGTTTCGGTGCCGAGGTGTTTCGTTTTTCGCCCCGGCAGGCGGATTGCATGATCGTTGCCGGCACGGTTACTTATAAGATGGCGCCACATGTGCGCCGCATCTACGATCAGATGGCCGCGCCAAAATGGGTGATTGCCATGGGCGCGTGTGCAAGCTCGGGGGGCATGTACCGCAGCTATGCCACCTTGCAAGGCGTCGATCGTATTGTTCCGGTTGACGTGTACGTTAGCGGTTGCCCTCCACGGCCGGAAGCGCTTTTGGACGCCCTTGTGAAGCTCCAGCAAAAGGTACGCACCGAGCCCGCCCTCAGCCGCCAATTCGTGAAATAA
- a CDS encoding ATPase domain-containing protein, translated as MGQPLAGWHLGGYQEAMTLEPSLSQNAEPLCPTGVEGLDHILRGGLPANRVYLLRGAPGVGKTTLALQYLLKGAEQGEPGLYLTLSETREEIEGVARSHGWNLDKIAIFELSMLEEHLKQETQNTVFYPFEVELNKTTDAMLAKIEEIKPRRIALDSLSELRLLADSTLRYRRQMLALKHYFGGKKITVLLLDDHVGIEEDLQVQSIAHGVIVMELLALDYGAKRRRLEVAKLRGVNFVGGYHDMSIVPGGMKVFPRLIAAEHQPKLDLPLLTSGNADLDKLLGGGIERGASCLLLGPAGTGKSTLAMQFATAAADRGEKASFYLFDEGLEGMVKRGEALGMTMGQHLATGMITTRQIDPAEMAPGEFVNLIRHQVEKGGSRVIIIDSLNGYLHAMPAAKYLAIQLHELQRFLAGQGVVTLLTVTQHGLLGQMQTPIDLTYLADVVLLLRYFELQGEIRKALSVVKNRGGKHETTIREFRFSPSGIDVGDPLKDFAGVLTGVPIFTGDPKRLAQEQ; from the coding sequence ATGGGCCAACCTCTTGCTGGATGGCACCTCGGCGGGTATCAAGAGGCGATGACGTTGGAGCCAAGCCTCAGCCAGAACGCGGAGCCGTTATGCCCCACCGGGGTGGAAGGCTTGGACCATATCCTGAGAGGAGGTTTGCCTGCGAACCGAGTCTACCTGTTGCGCGGCGCTCCTGGTGTGGGCAAGACGACCCTGGCGCTCCAGTACTTGCTCAAGGGGGCCGAACAAGGTGAACCGGGGCTGTACCTCACCTTGTCAGAAACGCGGGAGGAGATCGAAGGCGTGGCGAGGTCGCACGGCTGGAACCTGGACAAGATCGCTATCTTCGAGCTCTCGATGCTTGAGGAGCACCTGAAACAGGAAACACAGAACACGGTCTTTTATCCTTTTGAAGTCGAGCTGAACAAGACCACCGATGCCATGCTTGCAAAGATCGAGGAGATCAAGCCGCGCCGCATCGCGCTCGACTCGTTGTCGGAACTCCGACTGCTGGCGGATTCCACGCTCCGCTACCGCAGACAGATGCTCGCCTTAAAGCATTATTTTGGGGGCAAGAAGATCACCGTTCTCCTGCTCGATGACCATGTCGGGATCGAAGAAGACCTTCAGGTACAGAGCATCGCACACGGTGTGATCGTGATGGAGTTGCTCGCGCTGGACTACGGGGCGAAACGACGCCGACTCGAGGTCGCAAAACTGCGGGGCGTTAACTTCGTCGGGGGTTACCACGACATGTCGATTGTGCCAGGCGGCATGAAGGTGTTCCCCCGGTTGATCGCGGCTGAGCACCAGCCGAAACTCGACCTGCCTCTGCTCACGTCGGGCAACGCCGATCTCGACAAGCTGCTTGGAGGCGGGATTGAGCGGGGGGCTTCCTGCCTACTCCTTGGCCCGGCAGGCACGGGAAAATCGACTTTGGCAATGCAGTTCGCAACTGCAGCAGCCGATCGAGGAGAGAAAGCGAGCTTCTATCTTTTCGATGAAGGTCTCGAAGGCATGGTCAAGCGCGGGGAGGCACTTGGCATGACGATGGGGCAGCATCTTGCGACCGGAATGATTACCACGCGCCAAATCGATCCTGCAGAAATGGCGCCGGGAGAGTTTGTGAACCTTATCCGGCACCAGGTCGAAAAAGGCGGCTCGAGAGTCATCATCATCGACAGCCTCAACGGATACCTTCATGCCATGCCGGCTGCGAAGTACCTGGCGATACAGTTGCACGAGTTGCAGCGCTTCCTCGCCGGTCAAGGCGTGGTCACACTCCTTACCGTAACTCAGCACGGACTCCTCGGGCAGATGCAAACACCCATCGACCTCACCTATCTGGCGGATGTGGTGCTTCTGCTCAGATATTTTGAGTTGCAAGGAGAAATACGCAAGGCCCTTTCGGTTGTGAAGAACCGTGGAGGCAAGCACGAGACCACAATTCGTGAATTCAGATTCAGCCCTTCTGGAATCGATGTGGGTGATCCCCTGAAGGATTTTGCCGGCGTGCTGACCGGCGTACCGATTTTCACCGGCGATCCTAAACGATTGGCGCAAGAGCAGTGA
- a CDS encoding HAMP domain-containing sensor histidine kinase: MSIELRKAEFRVLVVAPVGADATNIGSVLSKAGIEASPCPNLSVAASEVPSGCGAVLLTEEALHHSRYDVLVKAFATQPNWSSIPVVLVVKGGKAATFQDVAVRELGERTILSFVEKPVRAATLVSSLKCALNSRSQQYEIRDLLRQREEWLTTLERKVEERTAKLAELNEELEAFSYSVSHDLRAPLRSMGNYARILYEDHAHTLSDSAKQLALRIVNNAEKMDRLMLDVLTLSRVGRSELVPMPVNLDELLDEIIDFYPDLAANRCHIHLERPLGTLVVDRSSLVQCFSNLLHNALKFVPKERLPRIVVKSEVLDRHIRVSIIDNGCGIDPAMHARIFGLFERAAPGPIPGTGVGLAIVKKAVERVGGTVGVNSTVGAGSCFWLELPKGCAVA; encoded by the coding sequence GTGAGTATCGAGCTCCGCAAGGCAGAGTTTCGGGTGCTTGTGGTGGCCCCGGTCGGGGCGGACGCCACCAACATCGGATCAGTCCTCAGCAAGGCGGGAATTGAAGCAAGTCCGTGCCCCAACCTCTCAGTCGCAGCTTCGGAAGTGCCGTCGGGATGCGGGGCCGTTTTGCTCACAGAAGAAGCGCTGCACCACTCGCGATATGACGTACTCGTAAAAGCATTCGCGACCCAACCCAACTGGTCGTCCATTCCTGTGGTGCTTGTCGTAAAAGGAGGTAAGGCAGCCACGTTTCAGGATGTTGCTGTCCGAGAGCTCGGCGAACGCACCATTCTCTCGTTCGTCGAGAAACCTGTCCGCGCCGCAACTTTGGTCTCCTCCTTAAAGTGCGCGCTTAACAGTCGCTCCCAACAGTACGAGATCCGTGACCTGTTACGCCAACGGGAGGAGTGGCTGACAACGCTGGAGAGGAAGGTCGAGGAACGCACGGCAAAGCTCGCCGAGCTCAACGAGGAATTGGAAGCATTCTCCTATAGCGTATCCCACGATCTGCGCGCGCCCCTGCGTTCAATGGGGAATTATGCGCGGATCTTGTACGAAGATCACGCCCACACGCTGTCCGACAGTGCCAAGCAACTCGCGCTGCGCATTGTCAACAACGCCGAGAAGATGGACCGTCTGATGCTGGACGTGCTCACGCTCTCCCGCGTTGGGCGCTCAGAACTCGTCCCCATGCCGGTCAATCTCGACGAACTCTTGGACGAGATCATCGACTTCTACCCCGACCTGGCGGCCAATCGCTGCCACATTCACCTGGAACGACCGTTGGGCACACTCGTCGTGGATCGCTCCTCCCTGGTCCAGTGTTTCTCGAACCTCCTCCATAACGCACTCAAATTCGTCCCAAAGGAACGCCTTCCCCGGATCGTTGTGAAAAGCGAGGTCCTCGATCGTCATATTCGGGTAAGCATCATAGATAACGGGTGCGGCATCGATCCCGCGATGCATGCCAGGATCTTTGGTTTGTTCGAACGGGCGGCCCCGGGGCCGATCCCCGGCACCGGTGTCGGTTTGGCCATTGTAAAGAAGGCGGTGGAACGAGTGGGAGGTACGGTGGGTGTCAATTCAACAGTTGGAGCGGGCTCTTGCTTCTGGCTTGAGCTTCCCAAGGGCTGCGCAGTTGCTTGA
- a CDS encoding GNAT family N-acetyltransferase: protein MEPAHQPELRRFVMAYPEGDAYLAYSDEPTAVVFTHTFVPQPLRGRGIAEKLMRSGIEWAESTGKALDATCSYAQAYLERQRSRAG from the coding sequence ATGGAACCGGCACACCAACCCGAACTTCGTCGTTTTGTGATGGCTTACCCGGAAGGTGACGCCTACCTGGCCTACTCCGACGAGCCAACCGCAGTGGTCTTTACTCACACGTTTGTTCCCCAGCCCCTCCGTGGACGCGGGATTGCGGAGAAGTTGATGCGGTCTGGAATTGAATGGGCCGAGTCAACCGGCAAGGCACTCGACGCGACCTGCAGCTACGCCCAGGCATATCTGGAGCGGCAACGGAGCAGGGCGGGCTAA